The Pseudooceanicola aestuarii genomic sequence ACGCCCGACACCTGGCGCGGACCCAGCGGCACCTGGACAAAGGCGCCCATATGGCACCCGCCGTCGGGCGCCAGGTAATCCAGCGGCCGATCCAGCGGCTGGGTGGTCAGCACGGACACGACTTGCCCGGCCGCGAAATGGTCGGGAAGATCGGCGGTCACGCTGGGCCTCGGGATGTCATGGGGGTTTCGGACATGGACCCTATCGGTTAAACGCAGGACGAGGAATATCAATCCCCGAGGAGGGAGCCGCAATGAAATTTTTCGTCGATACCGCCGATATCGAGGCGATCCGCGAATTGAACGATCTGGGCATGGTGGACGGTGTCACGACCAACCCCTCGCTGATCAAGAAATCCGGCCGCGACATTCTGGAAGTGACCAAGGAGATCTGCGACCTGGTCGAAGGCCCGGTCAGCGCCGAAGTCACCGCCACCGATGCCGAAGAGATGATCGCCGAGGGCCGCAAGCTGGCCCAGATCGCCGACAACATCGCCGTAAAGGTGCCGCTGACCTGGGACGGGCTGAAGGCCTGCAAGGTGCTTTCGGACGAGGGCAACATGGTCAATGTCACCCTGTGCTTCTCCGTCAATCAGGCGCTGCTGGCGGCCAAGGCCGGGGCGACCTTCATCTCTCC encodes the following:
- the fsa gene encoding fructose-6-phosphate aldolase, with amino-acid sequence MKFFVDTADIEAIRELNDLGMVDGVTTNPSLIKKSGRDILEVTKEICDLVEGPVSAEVTATDAEEMIAEGRKLAQIADNIAVKVPLTWDGLKACKVLSDEGNMVNVTLCFSVNQALLAAKAGATFISPFIGRLDDINIDGMELIEDIRTVYDNYGFETQILAASIRTVNHVADSARIGADVITAPPAVIKSLASHPLTDKGLDAFLSDIKAAGIKIL